One window of Papaver somniferum cultivar HN1 chromosome 9, ASM357369v1, whole genome shotgun sequence genomic DNA carries:
- the LOC113308213 gene encoding ABC transporter I family member 1-like, translating into MFIRKPPLPKMLLNNVSCMRNAQLILRNINASVHDGGALVLTGANGAGKSTFLRMLACFSRPSAGEILWNGHDITKSGVFEQYKLQLNWLSLKDAVKEKFTVLDNVQWFEVLEGKSGKSKAALELMGLGRLINEKARMLSMGQRKRLQLARVVALDRPIWLLDEPSVALDTEGVKLLEYIIAEHRKKGGIVFVATHLPIQIEDAMILRLPERFPRRKTMVDLLD; encoded by the coding sequence ATGTTTATAAGAAAACCACCGCTTCCCAAAATGCTGCTAAACAATGTCTCATGTATGAGAAATGCCCAACTAATTCTTCGAAACATCAACGCGTCAGTCCATGACGGAGGTGCACTTGTATTAACAGGAGCTAATGGTGCAGGGAAATCCACTTTCTTAAGAATGTTAGCTTGTTTCTCAAGACCCTCAGCTGGAGAGATTCTATGGAACGGCCACGACATTACAAAGTCAGGAGTTTTTGAGCAATACAAACTCCAGCTCAATTGGTTATCTCTGAAGGATGCCGTCAAAGAGAAATTCACTGTTCTTGATAATGTTCAATGGTTTGAAGTCCTTGAAGGAAAGTCTGGTAAATCAAAGGCAGCTTTGGAGCTCATGGGACTAGGCAGGCTTATTAATGAGAAGGCAAGGATGCTTTCCATGGGTCAACGCAAAAGGCTCCAGCTTGCTAGAGTAGTTGCACTTGATCGTCCGATTTGGTTACTTGATGAGCCGTCAGTGGCATTGGATACTGAAGGTGTGAAATTGCTTGAGTACATTATTGCTGAGCATCGAAAGAAAGGTGGGATTGTGTTTGTGGCAACTCATCTGCCTATCCAGATTGAGGATGCGATGATATTGAGGTTGCCAGAGAGGTTTCCGAGAAGGAAAACCATGGTGGATTTGCTTGATTGA